A window of Rhabdothermincola salaria contains these coding sequences:
- the pth gene encoding aminoacyl-tRNA hydrolase, producing MAFGRRREHARRGTPADLLVVGLGNPGKEYAHTRHNVGFDVIELLAQRHAGSLKGGRENSLVAEVRIDGRRVTLAQPLTYMNLSGDAVGPLVRRHGIEDPQALVVVHDELDLPLGQVKVKVGGGLAGHNGLRSIKAHLHTADFVRVRIGVGKPPSKEQGADHVLKRVGKSERTELDIAVQEAADAVELILAEGPEAAMNQVNTRRR from the coding sequence ATGGCCTTCGGCAGACGGCGTGAGCACGCTCGCCGCGGGACCCCGGCCGACCTGTTGGTCGTGGGGCTCGGCAACCCCGGCAAGGAGTACGCCCACACCCGCCACAACGTCGGCTTCGACGTGATCGAGCTGCTGGCCCAGCGCCACGCCGGCTCGCTGAAGGGCGGGCGCGAGAACTCCCTGGTGGCCGAGGTGCGCATCGACGGCCGGCGCGTGACGCTGGCCCAGCCGCTGACCTACATGAACCTGTCGGGTGATGCCGTCGGTCCGCTCGTGCGCCGCCACGGCATCGAGGACCCCCAGGCGCTCGTCGTCGTCCACGACGAGCTCGACCTCCCGCTGGGGCAGGTCAAGGTCAAGGTGGGCGGCGGGCTCGCCGGCCACAACGGATTGCGGTCGATCAAGGCCCACCTCCACACCGCCGATTTCGTGCGGGTGCGCATCGGCGTGGGCAAGCCACCGAGCAAGGAGCAAGGAGCCGACCACGTGCTCAAGCGGGTCGGCAAGTCCGAGCGCACCGAGCTCGACATCGCCGTGCAGGAAGCCGCCGACGCCGTGGAGCTGATCCTCGCCGAGGGTCCCGAGGCGGCCATGAACCAGGTCAACACCCGACGGCGCTGA